Part of the Candidatus Ancaeobacter aquaticus genome, TGCAGCATATGTTTCTTTATATACTACTTCGAAAGGACCGTAATACCTATTTCCTTTTGTCTGTCCAGAATTATGCTCATGCAAACGTCTCGTTAAATTATTTGTGCAACCAATATAATACCTTGTATTTTTTAAACTTCTCAAAATATAAACATAATACATACTATTGGCCATCGACCTCCCCGATTCTGATCGGGGCGTCTCTACCAGGCTGAGCCACGCCCCGAAAAGATTCATCTATATAATATAAAAGATGCTCCATTTTTGAAACATCTTTTTATGTAATTTTGTTGTACCCATTACATAACATTAATTAGTAATTTTCCCAGCTGTCTTTACCGATGAGAGGCACAAAAACACAGCCGCATACGGACTGCGTCTGCAATTTCCCCTGATTTTTTGTCGCGACAATAAGCTCTTGTGAATACTGCCCTCCGACAGGTATTACCATTACACCGTTATCAGAAAGCTGTTTAGTAAGAGCATCAGGGATTTTAGTTGCCCCAGCGGTAACTATTATTTTATTGTATGGCGCGTATTCTTTCCACCCAAGCGTTCCATCACCAGTATACATTTTTACAT contains:
- a CDS encoding GIY-YIG nuclease family protein produces the protein MANSMYYVYILRSLKNTRYYIGCTNNLTRRLHEHNSGQTKGNRYYGPFEVVYKETYAAATDARKREYYIKSQKSRIFIENLIKLGVAQSG